The Listeria welshimeri serovar 6b str. SLCC5334 genome has a window encoding:
- a CDS encoding methylated-DNA--[protein]-cysteine S-methyltransferase, producing the protein MEIYYDSIRFLNKEIYFMASEKGLTYVGVDKKQIQHATLDPKQTMKYKEEIVAYLNGELNEFSLATDVNGTALQLEVFEALKTIPYGETRTYTEIAAQIKRPKAVRAVGAAIGKNPVLIVIPCHRVIGKNGKLTGYRDGLELKEALLALEKTV; encoded by the coding sequence ATGGAAATCTATTATGATTCTATTCGTTTTTTAAATAAAGAAATTTATTTTATGGCAAGTGAAAAAGGTCTAACGTATGTTGGGGTTGATAAGAAGCAAATTCAACATGCAACACTTGATCCTAAGCAGACGATGAAGTATAAAGAAGAAATCGTAGCATATTTGAATGGTGAATTAAATGAATTTTCACTTGCAACTGATGTAAATGGTACAGCTTTACAATTAGAAGTATTCGAAGCATTAAAAACTATTCCATACGGAGAAACGCGGACTTATACAGAGATCGCGGCACAAATTAAACGGCCAAAAGCGGTTCGAGCTGTTGGAGCAGCAATAGGAAAAAATCCAGTTTTAATTGTCATACCTTGCCACCGAGTTATCGGCAAAAATGGTAAATTAACCGGCTATAGGGATGGTCTAGAATTGAAAGAAGCATTATTAGCGCTAGAAAAAACAGTCTAA
- a CDS encoding DUF47 domain-containing protein produces the protein MAFKNKKDRFASLLHDIAVNLHEGANFFATYSINSVEDLHTFSNKIKEYETTGDSMVHKMIMELNDAFITPIEREDMLELTNRLDDVMDALDETAFSLEICQITHYDEYMTKFIQAIQASTVEIEKAVDLVFDKKLKDVRKLAIQIKDYESQCDDVYRESLIQLFQNEKDPIKLIRLREVYEKLEDIADSCQSVANTLESIVMKNA, from the coding sequence ATGGCTTTTAAAAACAAAAAAGACCGTTTTGCTTCGTTGTTGCATGATATTGCTGTAAATTTACATGAAGGTGCAAATTTCTTTGCAACATATAGCATCAATTCGGTAGAGGATTTACATACTTTCTCGAATAAAATCAAAGAATATGAAACAACTGGAGACTCCATGGTTCACAAAATGATTATGGAATTAAACGACGCTTTCATTACACCAATCGAACGCGAGGATATGTTAGAACTTACCAACCGCCTAGATGACGTGATGGATGCACTTGACGAAACAGCTTTCTCACTAGAAATCTGCCAAATCACTCATTATGATGAATACATGACGAAGTTTATCCAAGCTATTCAAGCAAGCACTGTTGAAATTGAAAAAGCAGTAGATCTTGTTTTTGATAAAAAATTAAAAGATGTTCGTAAACTTGCTATTCAAATTAAAGATTACGAATCTCAATGTGATGATGTTTACCGCGAATCACTAATTCAACTTTTCCAAAACGAAAAAGATCCAATTAAACTTATTCGCCTAAGAGAAGTTTATGAAAAATTAGAAGACATTGCTGATAGTTGTCAAAGCGTTGCAAATACGCTTGAGTCAATTGTCATGAAAAATGCGTAA
- a CDS encoding DNA alkylation repair protein — MKDIQALFRANRSLEEAGPMEAYMKNQFTFLGIKAGKRKKLLAEFIKENGAPTDLLDYVIVLFKEEEREFQHVAIDLLSRYGKEQPREAIQVYEKLIVTKSWWDTVDGLAGTIISNHFKLYPDLIPTYNEAWINGENIWLARTAILFQLKYKEQTDTELLFSNCEKWLGSKEFFIQKAIGWALRQYAKVDSDAVHVFVNTHPLAPLSRREALKHIGDT; from the coding sequence ATGAAAGATATTCAAGCGTTATTTCGTGCTAATAGGTCTTTAGAAGAAGCTGGTCCAATGGAAGCTTATATGAAAAATCAATTTACTTTTTTAGGGATAAAAGCTGGAAAACGGAAGAAATTATTAGCAGAATTTATAAAAGAAAATGGAGCACCAACAGATTTACTGGATTATGTCATCGTCTTATTTAAAGAAGAAGAACGTGAGTTTCAACATGTAGCTATTGATTTGTTAAGCCGTTATGGCAAAGAACAGCCTCGTGAAGCGATTCAAGTATATGAAAAACTAATTGTTACCAAATCATGGTGGGATACGGTGGATGGTCTAGCTGGGACTATAATAAGCAATCATTTTAAGTTATATCCCGACTTAATTCCTACTTATAATGAAGCTTGGATAAATGGAGAGAATATTTGGTTGGCGCGAACTGCTATTTTGTTCCAATTAAAATACAAAGAACAGACAGACACAGAACTGTTATTTTCAAACTGTGAAAAATGGCTCGGCTCCAAAGAGTTTTTCATTCAAAAAGCGATTGGTTGGGCACTTAGACAATATGCGAAAGTGGATAGTGATGCAGTGCACGTTTTTGTGAATACTCATCCGCTTGCACCACTTAGCCGACGAGAAGCACTTAAACATATTGGTGACACCTGA
- a CDS encoding aldo/keto reductase codes for MTKTLQDRMILPGNETIPYIGLGVFQVTEQEFIAGAVEKAIEVGYRLFDTAAVYNNEEIVGQAISKSAVSREELFISSKVWNGDLGYDETLFAFERTLKNLQLDYLDLYLIHWPVAGKYRDSWRAMEQLHDEKLIKSIGVANFKQHHLSDLLVAANEKPVLNQVETHPLLPQNDLRKYLSEQNIAHAAWSPLAKGILMQNPVITEIAKKHQASVDQVILQWHLNRNTIIFPKSITSSRIEENARLAYFQLDEKDMEKINRLETGKRVGPDPDDLEYFLSSIERERAYLTGGQAE; via the coding sequence TTGACAAAAACATTACAAGACAGAATGATACTACCTGGGAATGAGACAATTCCTTATATTGGTCTGGGTGTATTTCAAGTGACGGAGCAAGAATTTATCGCTGGTGCTGTGGAGAAGGCAATTGAAGTAGGTTATCGTTTGTTTGATACAGCAGCAGTTTATAATAATGAAGAAATTGTGGGACAAGCGATTTCAAAAAGTGCAGTTTCAAGAGAAGAATTATTTATTAGTTCAAAAGTGTGGAATGGTGATTTAGGATATGATGAGACCTTATTTGCATTTGAAAGAACTCTTAAAAATCTTCAACTGGATTATTTAGATTTATATTTGATTCACTGGCCAGTTGCAGGTAAATACCGTGATTCTTGGCGAGCGATGGAGCAACTGCATGATGAAAAGCTAATTAAATCTATTGGTGTTGCGAATTTTAAACAACACCATCTCAGTGATTTATTAGTAGCTGCGAATGAAAAGCCGGTATTAAATCAAGTTGAAACACATCCGCTTTTACCACAAAATGATTTACGAAAGTATTTGTCGGAACAAAATATCGCGCATGCAGCTTGGTCACCACTTGCTAAAGGAATATTAATGCAAAATCCAGTTATTACGGAAATTGCGAAAAAACACCAAGCTTCTGTGGATCAAGTTATTTTACAATGGCACCTGAATCGAAACACTATTATTTTCCCTAAATCTATTACTTCAAGCCGAATTGAAGAAAATGCCAGATTAGCTTATTTCCAATTAGATGAAAAAGATATGGAAAAAATAAACCGTTTAGAAACTGGAAAACGGGTCGGCCCGGATCCAGATGATTTAGAGTATTTTTTGAGTAGCATTGAACGAGAACGCGCTTATTTGACTGGTGGACAAGCGGAATGA
- a CDS encoding MFS transporter encodes MKNKYLSTSLGLYMNYFVHGMALIIIAQNIDFLSQKWHTDLAGAAGVVSSFGIGKLLAVFISGKLSDKFGRKLSVILGVFFYIVFLGGILLSPNTIVAYAFGISAGIANSFLDTGTYPALMEAYPKKAASANIVVKAFVQTGQFLLPFMIAFIIANNLWYGWSFIVLIVILLINLLYILTRTFPPMTVGKPLDFEKEVANEKKQQFHFSIDEICLILFGFVAQTLLYIMSQWIAKYGSEVIHMTDNASRLLVSYASVGAILCVCVTFILGNRGVKTLYILITYVTMTMLISFTLFIFQTEIVCLVGAFLLGYFSAGGIIQLGLTLLAEVSARGKGFVTSLYTIAEGIAVFVIPLIAAAISRIDIAAIFLLNSGIALFGLILLLIVFTRKKKFARDHI; translated from the coding sequence ATGAAAAATAAATATTTATCCACTTCACTCGGACTTTATATGAACTATTTCGTTCATGGTATGGCACTAATCATCATTGCTCAAAATATTGATTTTTTATCTCAAAAATGGCATACAGATTTAGCTGGCGCAGCTGGTGTTGTATCTTCCTTTGGGATTGGTAAACTATTAGCGGTTTTTATTTCTGGAAAGCTGTCTGATAAATTTGGCCGTAAGTTATCCGTTATTCTCGGTGTGTTTTTCTATATTGTTTTCTTAGGCGGTATTTTATTAAGTCCGAATACTATTGTGGCCTATGCATTTGGTATTTCAGCTGGGATTGCGAATTCATTCTTAGACACAGGAACCTATCCAGCACTTATGGAAGCTTATCCAAAAAAAGCTGCATCGGCAAATATTGTTGTAAAAGCTTTCGTACAAACAGGACAGTTTCTTTTACCATTTATGATTGCATTCATTATTGCAAATAATTTATGGTATGGCTGGAGTTTCATTGTGTTAATAGTCATTTTACTCATTAATTTACTGTACATTTTGACTCGGACCTTCCCACCAATGACTGTTGGCAAGCCACTTGACTTTGAGAAAGAGGTTGCTAATGAGAAAAAACAGCAATTTCACTTTAGTATTGATGAAATTTGTTTAATTTTATTTGGCTTTGTAGCACAAACGCTACTTTACATTATGAGCCAATGGATTGCTAAGTATGGTTCAGAAGTAATACACATGACCGACAATGCTTCTAGACTACTCGTTAGCTATGCAAGTGTTGGTGCTATCCTTTGTGTCTGCGTAACCTTCATATTAGGGAATCGCGGTGTTAAAACATTATATATTTTGATAACCTATGTAACCATGACCATGCTTATTTCTTTTACACTGTTTATTTTCCAAACAGAAATCGTTTGTTTAGTAGGAGCCTTCTTACTTGGCTATTTCTCGGCTGGAGGTATTATTCAACTCGGCTTAACTTTACTTGCAGAAGTTTCCGCTCGAGGAAAAGGCTTTGTTACAAGCCTATATACGATTGCTGAAGGTATTGCTGTATTCGTTATTCCACTTATTGCAGCTGCTATTTCTAGAATTGATATTGCAGCAATCTTCTTGTTAAATTCAGGAATTGCATTATTTGGATTAATTCTCCTATTGATAGTCTTTACTAGGAAGAAAAAATTTGCTCGTGATCATATTTAA
- a CDS encoding bifunctional transcriptional activator/DNA repair enzyme AdaA yields the protein MSDYYLTKKRWHAISTNDKAADGEFFYGVKSTKIFCYPSCKSRLPKKENIVIFQDTDDAISHGYRACKRCRSGGNALPDTEWVENIATYIDENFAKPLTLQIIAEDCHGSPYHLHRTFKRITKITPITYLDNIRIDYAKKQLLNTLESIEVIGKKAGFPNPSHFSTTFKRHTGLSPNRFRKGQQ from the coding sequence TTGTCAGATTATTACTTAACAAAAAAAAGATGGCACGCAATTTCTACAAATGATAAAGCTGCTGATGGCGAATTTTTCTATGGTGTAAAGTCTACGAAGATCTTCTGCTATCCGTCTTGTAAGTCCAGGCTGCCTAAAAAAGAAAATATTGTTATTTTTCAAGATACTGATGATGCTATTTCGCATGGTTATCGCGCTTGCAAACGATGCAGGTCTGGTGGAAACGCACTTCCGGATACCGAATGGGTAGAAAACATTGCGACTTATATTGACGAAAACTTTGCAAAACCATTAACTTTACAAATTATTGCCGAAGATTGTCATGGCAGCCCTTATCATCTACATCGGACTTTTAAAAGAATTACCAAAATTACACCCATTACTTATCTAGATAACATTCGAATAGACTATGCAAAAAAACAACTCTTAAACACCCTAGAATCCATTGAAGTTATTGGAAAAAAAGCAGGTTTTCCAAATCCGTCTCACTTTTCCACTACTTTTAAAAGACATACTGGATTATCACCAAATCGCTTTCGAAAAGGACAACAATAA
- a CDS encoding ABC transporter permease subunit (The N-terminal region of this protein, as described by TIGR01726, is a three transmembrane segment that identifies a subfamily of ABC transporter permease subunits, which specificities that include histidine, arginine, glutamine, glutamate, L-cystine (sic), the opines (in Agrobacterium) octopine and nopaline, etc.), translating to MQKHVLQKFAAILLIFIFVFSGFTTVFAADTGDETLKKIQEKGVLTVGLSADYPPYEFHQTIDGKDKVVGFDVSIAKKIAKDLDVKLDIKEMNFDSLLGSLKTGKVDMIISGMSPTPERQKEVDFSDPYMFVQQRVVVKKTDKDKFTSVNDFNGIKVGAQKQTTQEDLAKNELIGSDVVSLQKVPDLILNLKSNKMKAVVLEGPVAEAYISQDKTLALADIKFENGSKETAIAMPKGSTALQEKVNTSIKDIQDTGLLKKYQEEANKLMFQDGSFYEKYGNYFITGTLITIALAAIGVLCGAILGSLLALMKLAKTRWLRWPAACYIEFVRGTPLLIQIFIVFFGTQIIGMDVSAFVSGCIALSLNSAAYVAEIIRAGISAVNKGQMEAARSLGMTQRASMRYIILPQAVKNILPALGNEFVTVIKESSIVSVIGVTELMFMTGVVQGASFKPFIPLIITSLIYFVLTFSLSRLLGVAERRMRTSD from the coding sequence ATGCAGAAGCATGTATTACAAAAGTTTGCAGCAATTTTACTTATTTTTATATTTGTATTTTCTGGCTTCACAACTGTGTTCGCCGCTGATACTGGGGATGAAACTTTAAAAAAAATTCAGGAGAAAGGCGTTTTAACTGTTGGACTTTCCGCTGATTACCCGCCATATGAATTTCATCAAACAATCGATGGAAAAGATAAAGTCGTTGGTTTTGATGTAAGTATCGCCAAAAAAATTGCCAAAGATTTAGATGTTAAATTAGATATTAAAGAAATGAACTTCGATAGCTTGCTTGGATCACTAAAAACTGGCAAAGTGGATATGATTATTTCTGGTATGTCGCCAACACCTGAGCGTCAAAAAGAAGTAGATTTCTCCGATCCTTATATGTTTGTACAACAGCGTGTCGTTGTTAAAAAAACGGATAAAGATAAATTTACTAGTGTAAATGATTTTAATGGTATTAAAGTCGGTGCCCAAAAACAAACAACACAAGAAGACTTAGCTAAAAATGAATTAATTGGCTCTGATGTGGTTTCTCTTCAAAAAGTTCCAGATTTAATTCTTAATTTAAAAAGTAATAAAATGAAAGCTGTTGTTTTAGAAGGTCCGGTTGCGGAAGCTTATATTAGCCAAGACAAAACGTTAGCCTTAGCAGACATCAAATTTGAAAACGGTAGTAAAGAAACAGCTATCGCAATGCCAAAAGGCTCCACTGCTCTACAAGAAAAAGTGAACACATCTATTAAGGATATTCAAGATACAGGCTTACTGAAAAAATACCAAGAAGAAGCAAATAAATTAATGTTCCAAGATGGTAGCTTCTACGAAAAATATGGCAATTACTTTATCACAGGTACTTTAATTACGATTGCTTTGGCTGCAATCGGCGTGTTATGTGGTGCCATTCTCGGTTCATTACTAGCTCTTATGAAACTAGCAAAAACAAGATGGTTACGCTGGCCAGCAGCATGTTATATTGAATTTGTTCGTGGTACGCCACTTCTAATTCAGATTTTCATCGTCTTTTTCGGGACGCAAATTATTGGAATGGACGTATCAGCTTTTGTTTCTGGTTGTATCGCCCTCTCCTTAAACAGTGCCGCTTATGTGGCTGAAATTATCCGTGCAGGTATTTCCGCAGTAAATAAAGGTCAGATGGAAGCAGCTCGTTCCCTTGGTATGACACAAAGAGCAAGCATGCGTTATATCATCTTGCCACAAGCTGTGAAAAATATTCTTCCGGCACTTGGGAATGAATTCGTGACTGTTATTAAAGAATCCTCTATTGTATCTGTTATCGGTGTAACAGAACTAATGTTTATGACTGGGGTAGTCCAAGGCGCAAGCTTCAAGCCATTTATCCCACTAATTATTACTTCATTAATTTACTTTGTACTAACATTTAGCTTGTCAAGACTACTAGGTGTTGCTGAAAGGAGAATGAGAACAAGTGATTAA
- a CDS encoding RluA family pseudouridine synthase, whose protein sequence is MTHLTLPILEDWEGLTLTTILQEKFHLGKKARHEIRMSHDVLLNNKPLDDWNTPLFVGASLSLPIILHDKIPVYEYDLEIIYEDDFLLVVNKPVGMKTHPNDSYETDTCANAVQYYLEKTDQEANALAVHRLDQTTSGLVLFAKNKLAIAGLSWQMENRAIHRTYLAAVDGTWGLVMQTINKPIGEDRHHGSRRQISPYGQPAVTHVKVLENDTENNTSLVECQIETGRTHQIRVHLSGIGHPIIGDTLYGGSNRANRIMLHAEKLHLNHPFKGKEMNFSAPAGDDWVF, encoded by the coding sequence ATGACTCATTTAACATTACCTATTTTAGAAGACTGGGAAGGACTTACATTAACTACTATTTTGCAAGAAAAATTTCACCTTGGGAAAAAAGCACGCCATGAAATTCGAATGTCTCATGATGTTTTACTTAATAATAAACCGCTTGACGACTGGAATACTCCACTTTTCGTTGGCGCAAGTCTTTCATTACCAATTATTTTACATGACAAAATCCCGGTTTATGAATATGACTTAGAAATTATTTATGAAGATGATTTTTTACTAGTGGTGAATAAACCTGTTGGCATGAAAACTCATCCGAATGATAGTTACGAAACAGATACATGCGCGAATGCTGTGCAATATTATTTAGAAAAAACAGATCAAGAAGCAAATGCTCTGGCTGTTCATCGTCTAGATCAAACTACTTCTGGCTTAGTTCTATTTGCTAAAAACAAATTAGCTATCGCTGGATTATCTTGGCAAATGGAAAATAGAGCGATTCACCGGACTTATCTTGCTGCTGTTGATGGTACTTGGGGTCTTGTAATGCAAACAATTAACAAACCAATTGGTGAAGATCGCCATCACGGTTCAAGACGCCAAATCAGCCCATATGGCCAACCAGCTGTTACACACGTTAAAGTCTTAGAAAATGATACTGAAAACAACACTTCACTTGTAGAATGCCAAATCGAAACTGGACGTACACATCAAATACGGGTCCATTTAAGCGGAATTGGTCATCCAATCATTGGTGATACGCTTTACGGTGGCTCAAACCGCGCCAATCGAATCATGCTTCATGCAGAAAAATTGCATTTAAATCATCCTTTCAAAGGAAAAGAAATGAATTTTTCCGCGCCTGCTGGAGATGATTGGGTATTTTAA
- a CDS encoding amino acid ABC transporter ATP-binding protein has product MINIKNLHKNFGKLEVLKGIDLEIASGEVVVVIGPSGSGKSTFLRCLNLLEQPTTGTILFENKDLMAKQTNVNELRQKMGMVFQNFNLFPHKNVLENLMLAPMKVKNEDNTIAKKHALSLLEKVGLADKATSYPSQLSGGQQQRVAIARALAMNPDVMLFDEPTSALDPEMVGEVLSVMKSLAKEGMTMVVVTHEMGFAREVSDRVVFMDAGVIQEQGTPEEVFGNPQNDRTKDFLGKVLA; this is encoded by the coding sequence GTGATTAATATTAAAAATTTACACAAAAATTTCGGTAAACTAGAAGTCTTAAAGGGCATTGACCTTGAAATCGCATCCGGAGAAGTGGTCGTAGTGATTGGCCCTTCTGGAAGCGGAAAAAGTACTTTCTTACGTTGTTTAAACTTATTAGAACAACCGACAACTGGCACTATTCTTTTCGAAAATAAAGACCTCATGGCGAAACAAACCAACGTCAACGAACTACGTCAAAAAATGGGGATGGTTTTCCAAAACTTTAACTTGTTTCCACACAAAAATGTGCTAGAGAACCTTATGTTAGCTCCAATGAAAGTAAAAAACGAAGATAACACTATCGCAAAAAAACACGCACTTTCTTTACTTGAAAAAGTTGGCCTAGCTGACAAAGCAACTAGCTATCCTTCTCAACTATCTGGTGGCCAACAACAACGGGTAGCCATTGCTCGTGCACTTGCTATGAATCCTGATGTGATGTTATTCGATGAACCTACATCCGCACTTGATCCTGAAATGGTCGGCGAGGTTTTAAGTGTTATGAAGTCACTTGCTAAAGAAGGTATGACCATGGTCGTTGTCACACATGAAATGGGCTTTGCAAGAGAAGTTTCCGACCGCGTAGTCTTCATGGATGCTGGCGTAATCCAAGAACAAGGTACTCCAGAAGAAGTGTTTGGTAACCCACAAAATGACCGTACAAAAGACTTTTTAGGAAAAGTTTTAGCATAA
- a CDS encoding ABC transporter ATP-binding protein, whose protein sequence is MKVDSLSKTIDGKLLLDKITFEVKPGEIIGIVGRNGVGKTTLFRTMMGFYIPDEGEVYIDKPLSKNPELKQKIFMLQDNLNCWDGYKIPTIKKFYQKTYPLFEADKFDDLMNKVDLPTNEKLLKYSKGMKGLFGLILALSVGADYILLDEPMEGLDIISQKSITGILLREVEQRKLGIIISSHRLKDLEPIADYIHILQDNHIEETYHLESLREQAVKIQIAFENKKIPAILLENGKVINKYGRVYTILFRDMNPTLYAAIKQEKPIFMDELAVTLEDLFIYHLELKGGEE, encoded by the coding sequence TTGAAAGTTGATTCTCTAAGTAAAACAATTGACGGGAAACTATTACTTGATAAAATCACTTTTGAGGTGAAACCTGGAGAAATTATTGGAATTGTTGGTCGAAATGGCGTAGGTAAAACCACACTTTTTCGAACAATGATGGGATTTTACATACCCGATGAAGGAGAAGTTTATATTGATAAACCTCTAAGCAAAAACCCTGAATTAAAGCAAAAAATATTTATGTTACAAGATAATCTGAATTGCTGGGATGGTTATAAAATCCCAACGATTAAAAAATTCTACCAAAAAACATATCCACTATTCGAAGCAGATAAATTTGATGATTTAATGAATAAAGTTGACTTACCTACAAATGAAAAACTACTAAAATATTCTAAAGGTATGAAAGGATTATTCGGTTTGATTTTAGCACTCTCTGTAGGAGCTGATTATATTTTATTAGATGAACCGATGGAAGGATTAGATATTATTTCTCAAAAAAGTATTACAGGAATTCTTTTAAGAGAAGTAGAACAACGAAAACTAGGTATTATTATTTCATCACACCGGTTAAAGGATTTGGAACCGATAGCGGATTATATTCATATACTCCAGGATAATCATATTGAGGAAACTTATCATCTAGAATCTTTGCGCGAACAAGCGGTAAAAATCCAAATTGCTTTTGAAAATAAGAAAATACCTGCTATCTTGCTTGAAAATGGAAAAGTTATTAATAAATATGGTCGGGTTTATACCATTTTATTTCGAGATATGAATCCTACATTATATGCAGCAATAAAACAAGAAAAACCTATTTTCATGGATGAACTTGCTGTTACATTAGAAGACCTATTCATTTATCATCTAGAGTTAAAAGGGGGCGAAGAATAA
- a CDS encoding inorganic phosphate transporter translates to MEGMFLITVVIVLAALAFDLINGFHDTANAIATSVSTKALKPRHAIILAAVMNFVGAISFTGVAKTITKDIVNPFALDHGELVILAALLSAIAWNLITWYFGIPSSSSHALIGSIAGAAIASAGFASIEYSGFTKIIIGLLVSPVLAFVVGYTIYSLFKIFLKNLNLATTNRRFRMIQVGTAALQSYTHGTNDAQKSMGIITMALIASGFQTTDDVQLWVQVSCAIAMAVGTSIGGWKIIKTVGGKIMKIKPVNGVAADLSSVIIIFGATFIHLPVSTTHVISSSILGVGTAHRVKGVKWDTAQRMIITWVITLPISATIAALIFYVLRFFL, encoded by the coding sequence ATGGAAGGAATGTTTCTTATAACCGTCGTCATCGTTCTTGCTGCGCTTGCATTTGACCTTATTAACGGGTTTCATGATACAGCCAACGCAATTGCGACTAGTGTTTCTACAAAAGCTTTAAAACCACGACATGCAATTATCCTTGCAGCAGTAATGAACTTTGTGGGTGCAATTTCATTCACAGGGGTGGCTAAAACGATTACTAAAGACATTGTGAACCCATTTGCTTTAGATCATGGGGAACTTGTTATTTTAGCAGCATTACTTTCGGCTATAGCTTGGAATTTAATAACTTGGTATTTTGGAATTCCTAGTAGTTCCTCTCATGCCTTAATTGGTTCCATCGCAGGTGCAGCAATTGCATCAGCAGGATTTGCATCAATTGAATACAGTGGCTTTACTAAAATCATCATCGGTTTATTAGTTTCTCCTGTACTCGCTTTCGTAGTTGGTTACACGATATATTCGCTCTTTAAGATTTTCTTGAAGAACTTAAACTTGGCAACGACCAATCGGCGTTTCCGGATGATTCAAGTCGGTACTGCTGCGCTACAATCTTACACACATGGTACAAATGATGCACAAAAATCAATGGGGATCATCACAATGGCTTTAATTGCTAGTGGATTCCAAACAACAGACGATGTGCAATTATGGGTTCAAGTATCCTGTGCAATCGCTATGGCGGTCGGTACAAGTATTGGTGGTTGGAAAATCATCAAAACAGTTGGTGGGAAAATCATGAAAATCAAGCCTGTGAATGGTGTAGCGGCTGACTTAAGTTCCGTTATCATTATTTTCGGTGCCACTTTCATTCATTTACCAGTTAGTACAACGCACGTAATCAGCTCTTCTATCCTTGGTGTTGGAACAGCTCACCGTGTTAAAGGAGTAAAATGGGATACTGCTCAACGCATGATTATTACATGGGTTATCACACTTCCTATTTCTGCAACGATTGCTGCTCTTATCTTCTATGTACTAAGATTCTTTCTATAA
- a CDS encoding GntR family transcriptional regulator — protein MFTINAKSQLPIYEQIVQEIKEQVVRGILEDGEKIPSIRDFAGEIGVNPNTVSKAYQELERQEVIMTIKGKGTFIANQKERISSPKKLAETKTKLKHTVLDLVYLGINLEEIHHMIDEYSREITGGDIVES, from the coding sequence ATGTTTACAATTAATGCAAAAAGTCAACTACCAATTTATGAACAAATTGTCCAAGAAATTAAAGAACAGGTTGTGAGAGGCATACTAGAAGATGGCGAAAAAATACCATCTATAAGAGATTTCGCCGGTGAAATAGGAGTAAATCCAAATACTGTGAGTAAGGCGTATCAAGAATTAGAACGCCAAGAAGTGATTATGACTATCAAAGGAAAAGGGACATTTATTGCAAACCAAAAAGAAAGAATTAGTTCACCTAAAAAATTAGCTGAAACAAAAACAAAATTGAAACATACTGTACTTGATTTAGTTTATCTTGGTATTAATTTAGAGGAAATACATCATATGATAGACGAGTATAGTAGAGAAATTACGGGAGGTGACATAGTTGAAAGTTGA